One Chryseobacterium wanjuense genomic region harbors:
- a CDS encoding cation:proton antiporter → MELFLIFSILITLAAFFSFINIKFLKLPSGISLMLMGVLVATGVIVTGYFSVGFTEMIREKLSLIDFSEFLLGILLSFLLFAGSMHVSIPDLKKSAKSIISFATIGTLISTVVVGYSLFYLLSAFNQPIPLIYCLLFGALISPTDPIAVMGILKKTNLSKNIETNIVGESLFNDGIGVVIFATILKIASDGAENFGIADIGILFIQEAVGGIFMGLIIGFIGYKLMKSIDHFQTEILISLAMVMGGYSLCHSIHVSGPLAMVVAGLMTGNRGKELAMSDITKDYLGKFWEVTDEILNAVLFMLIGLEIVIVSFDLSYLTIGIITALIIIIARFVSLYIPAVLFRFKKVFGTKSLFIMTWGGLRGGISIALALSLPQNPYKNILVSITFVIVIFSILIQGITVEKVIKRLTP, encoded by the coding sequence ATGGAATTATTTTTAATCTTCTCTATTCTCATTACACTCGCAGCATTTTTTTCTTTCATCAATATAAAGTTTTTAAAACTTCCTTCCGGAATCAGCCTGATGCTTATGGGAGTCTTAGTTGCTACCGGAGTCATTGTTACAGGCTATTTTTCAGTAGGATTTACAGAAATGATAAGAGAAAAATTGTCTTTGATTGATTTTTCTGAGTTTTTACTGGGTATTCTCTTAAGTTTTCTTTTATTTGCAGGCTCAATGCATGTTTCCATTCCTGACTTAAAAAAATCAGCTAAAAGCATCATTAGTTTTGCCACCATTGGAACATTAATTTCTACTGTAGTGGTGGGTTACAGTTTATTTTACCTGCTCTCTGCCTTTAACCAACCTATTCCATTGATCTATTGTCTTTTATTTGGAGCTTTGATCTCACCTACTGATCCAATAGCGGTTATGGGAATTTTGAAAAAAACCAATTTATCCAAAAACATAGAGACTAATATTGTTGGAGAATCCCTTTTTAATGATGGTATAGGAGTAGTAATATTTGCAACCATTTTAAAAATAGCCAGCGATGGAGCAGAAAACTTTGGAATTGCTGATATTGGAATACTTTTTATCCAAGAAGCCGTAGGCGGTATTTTCATGGGGCTTATTATAGGTTTCATAGGGTATAAACTAATGAAATCCATAGATCATTTTCAAACTGAAATTTTAATTTCTCTGGCAATGGTTATGGGAGGCTACAGCCTTTGCCACTCTATTCATGTTTCAGGTCCCTTGGCTATGGTAGTAGCAGGTTTAATGACCGGAAACAGAGGAAAAGAACTCGCTATGAGTGATATTACCAAAGATTATCTGGGAAAATTCTGGGAAGTAACGGATGAGATACTTAATGCTGTTTTATTTATGCTGATAGGGCTTGAAATCGTAATCGTCTCTTTCGACTTAAGCTATCTTACCATAGGAATTATTACCGCATTAATCATTATAATTGCGCGTTTTGTATCCCTGTATATTCCTGCTGTTTTATTCAGATTTAAAAAAGTCTTCGGAACAAAATCTCTGTTCATTATGACATGGGGAGGACTCAGGGGTGGAATATCTATAGCTTTAGCCTTATCTTTGCCACAAAATCCCTATAAAAATATTCTGGTATCCATTACCTTTGTGATTGTAATTTTCTCAATCCTTATTCAGGGAATTACTGTGGAAAAAGTGATTAAAAGATTAACCCCTTAA